One genomic window of Blastopirellula retiformator includes the following:
- the rph gene encoding ribonuclease PH yields MARHDGRKASQIRELRIKRRFTKNAAGSVLIQTGATTVLCTASVESSVPPWLKGSGKGWITAEYNMLPGSTPTRKSRKVDGRTTEIQRLIGRSLRAVADLEALGEQMITVDCDVLDADGGTRTASITGAFIALVDALQTIELPDPKKFPLVDSVAAVSVGLVNGAGALDLDYIEDVDAEVDMNVVMTGSGKFVEVQGAGEEATFTEEQLMKLIQLGKHGVKELTAAQAKALGKKWLW; encoded by the coding sequence ATGGCACGCCACGACGGACGCAAAGCGAGTCAAATTCGCGAACTGAGGATCAAACGCCGCTTTACCAAGAACGCGGCCGGCAGCGTGCTGATTCAAACCGGCGCTACGACCGTGCTGTGCACCGCCAGCGTCGAGTCAAGCGTTCCCCCGTGGCTGAAAGGAAGCGGCAAAGGCTGGATCACGGCCGAGTACAACATGCTGCCCGGCAGCACGCCGACCCGCAAGTCGCGCAAAGTTGATGGTCGCACCACCGAGATCCAGCGGCTAATCGGTCGTAGCCTGCGGGCGGTGGCCGACCTGGAAGCGCTGGGCGAGCAGATGATCACGGTCGACTGCGACGTGCTGGACGCCGACGGCGGCACCCGCACCGCCAGCATCACCGGCGCCTTCATTGCGCTGGTCGACGCTTTGCAAACGATCGAGCTGCCTGACCCCAAGAAGTTTCCGCTGGTCGACAGCGTGGCCGCAGTCAGCGTTGGTTTGGTCAATGGCGCAGGCGCACTTGATCTCGACTACATCGAAGACGTCGACGCCGAAGTCGACATGAACGTGGTGATGACCGGCAGCGGCAAATTCGTCGAAGTGCAAGGCGCCGGCGAAGAGGCGACCTTCACCGAAGAACAGCTAATGAAGCTGATTCAGCTGGGCAAACATGGGGTGAAGGAGCTAACCGCGGCCCAGGCCAAAGCGCTCGGAAAAAAGTGGCTTTGGTAG
- the argF gene encoding ornithine carbamoyltransferase, with amino-acid sequence MRNLLSLFDLSTAEMESIFSIAADLKAKLAKGVREPLLQGQVMGLLFEKQSLRTRVSFETGMAQLGGSSLFLGEDVGWGKREAPQDFGRVISQYLDFIVCRAKSHERVIELETHCTCSIINGLTDLFHPCQALADLMTVQEEFGKLKGMKIAYVGDGNNVSRSLALACAKMGAEFAIASPKGYELDQPFLVRVDQACPDAVVQQTNDPFEAVDGAVAVYTDVWASMGQEAEQAKREIDFADYQVNKKLMDAAAKDAIFLHCLPAKRGQEVTDEVMDCKTSRIVEQAGNRMHAQKGVLVWLSQQKG; translated from the coding sequence ATGCGAAATCTGCTTTCCCTGTTTGATCTCTCGACCGCAGAAATGGAGTCGATCTTCTCGATCGCCGCCGATCTTAAAGCGAAGCTCGCCAAAGGCGTACGCGAGCCGCTGCTGCAAGGTCAAGTGATGGGCTTGTTGTTTGAAAAGCAGTCGCTGCGGACCCGCGTTAGTTTTGAGACCGGCATGGCGCAGCTGGGCGGTTCGAGCCTGTTTCTCGGCGAAGACGTCGGTTGGGGAAAACGCGAAGCTCCGCAAGACTTTGGCCGCGTGATCAGCCAGTATCTCGACTTCATCGTCTGTCGCGCCAAGTCGCATGAGAGGGTGATTGAGCTGGAGACCCACTGCACTTGCTCGATTATCAACGGCCTGACCGACCTGTTCCATCCGTGCCAGGCGCTGGCCGACTTGATGACGGTGCAGGAAGAATTCGGCAAGCTGAAGGGAATGAAGATCGCGTATGTTGGCGACGGCAACAACGTCAGCCGCAGCCTGGCTTTGGCGTGTGCCAAGATGGGCGCCGAGTTCGCCATCGCGTCGCCGAAAGGTTACGAGCTGGATCAACCGTTCCTGGTTCGCGTTGATCAAGCTTGCCCCGACGCGGTAGTCCAGCAAACCAACGATCCGTTTGAAGCGGTCGATGGCGCCGTCGCCGTGTATACCGACGTCTGGGCCAGTATGGGTCAGGAAGCGGAACAAGCGAAACGCGAGATCGACTTCGCCGACTACCAGGTCAACAAAAAGTTGATGGACGCCGCCGCCAAAGACGCGATCTTCCTCCACTGCCTGCCGGCGAAGCGCGGCCAGGAAGTGACCGACGAAGTGATGGACTGCAAGACATCGCGCATCGTTGAACAAGCCGGCAACCGCATGCACGCTCAAAAGGGCGTACTGGTCTGGCTGTCGCAACAGAAGGGTTAG
- a CDS encoding aspartate aminotransferase family protein translates to MSTSVSHLSSPETVELFKQYVVPNYGRYPVSLVRGEGSRVWDAEEKEYLDFFPGWGCNLLGHCPEMIVSAVQEQIATLIHVPNSWLIEAQGQWAKLLSERSFGGQAFFCNSGTEANEAAIKLARLHTPAERYKIITFQGGFHGRTFGATSATAQPKYHEGIGPLLAGFSYAPFGDLEAVEQLIDDQTAAIMVEPIQGEGGVRIPPEGFLAGLRKLADEHGLLLIFDEVQTGCGRTGQWFAYQHFGVTPDILTLAKSLCGGVAGGALLTTKEIAPSLRPGMHAATFGGNPIAARAGVAAIEQIERDNLLENVGVISEIFRERMLALKEECDLVQEVRVVGMMIGVELTIEGAPAVKACLEKGLLINCTQGNVVRLLPAMNLTPEEVHQGCDILVDVIRNMAPAA, encoded by the coding sequence ATGTCGACCAGCGTTAGCCATCTCAGTTCGCCCGAAACGGTCGAGCTATTCAAGCAATACGTCGTTCCCAATTATGGCCGGTACCCGGTCAGTCTGGTCCGCGGCGAAGGCTCGCGCGTGTGGGATGCCGAAGAGAAAGAGTATCTCGACTTCTTCCCTGGCTGGGGCTGCAATCTGCTGGGTCACTGCCCGGAGATGATCGTCTCGGCCGTGCAGGAACAGATCGCCACGCTGATTCATGTTCCCAATAGCTGGTTGATCGAAGCCCAAGGTCAATGGGCCAAGCTATTGTCGGAGCGCAGCTTTGGCGGTCAGGCCTTCTTCTGCAACAGCGGAACCGAAGCGAACGAAGCGGCGATCAAACTGGCTCGCCTGCACACGCCGGCCGAGCGCTACAAGATCATCACCTTCCAAGGCGGTTTTCATGGCCGCACCTTTGGCGCGACCTCGGCCACCGCGCAGCCGAAGTACCACGAAGGGATCGGCCCGCTGTTGGCTGGTTTCAGCTACGCACCGTTTGGCGATCTGGAAGCGGTCGAACAACTGATTGACGATCAGACCGCCGCGATCATGGTCGAGCCGATCCAAGGGGAAGGGGGCGTTCGCATTCCGCCGGAAGGTTTTCTCGCTGGGCTTCGCAAGCTGGCCGATGAGCATGGTCTGCTGCTGATCTTTGACGAAGTGCAGACTGGCTGCGGACGAACCGGCCAGTGGTTCGCCTATCAACACTTTGGCGTCACGCCTGACATTTTGACGCTCGCCAAAAGCTTGTGCGGGGGCGTTGCCGGCGGCGCTTTGCTGACGACCAAAGAGATCGCCCCCAGCCTACGACCTGGCATGCATGCGGCGACCTTTGGCGGCAACCCGATTGCGGCCCGGGCCGGCGTTGCGGCGATTGAACAGATCGAACGCGACAACCTGCTGGAAAACGTCGGCGTGATCAGCGAGATCTTCCGCGAGCGGATGTTGGCGCTGAAAGAAGAATGCGACCTGGTGCAAGAAGTTCGCGTCGTCGGCATGATGATCGGCGTCGAACTGACGATCGAAGGCGCCCCAGCGGTGAAAGCCTGTTTGGAAAAAGGGCTGCTGATCAACTGCACGCAAGGCAACGTCGTACGACTGTTGCCGGCGATGAACCTGACGCCGGAAGAAGTTCACCAGGGATGCGATATCCTGGTCGACGTCATCCGCAACATGGCGCCTGCCGCCTAA
- the argB gene encoding acetylglutamate kinase, whose amino-acid sequence MEEAIQKADVLIEALGWIRQFRDKITVIKLGGSVMENPDALRHVLIDIVFMETVGMWPVVVHGGGAAISRAMEAAKIEPRFIHGRRYTDDATLKIVEEVLAGEINEGIAANIEEIGGRAMNLNFKTTNVLFGEKMQLEGPDGESLDLGNVGKVTRVDRTTIENLCYAGQVPIIPSMALDEATGEKLNVNADTAANAVAEALGAEKLVFLSDVNGVRTDKDNAETLVHSLNGEKARAMMADGRIASGMIPKVEACLQTLDRGVKKIHIIDGRMRHSLLLEIYTNIGVGTEIVH is encoded by the coding sequence TTGGAAGAAGCGATCCAAAAAGCGGATGTCCTGATCGAAGCGCTCGGCTGGATCCGTCAGTTTCGTGACAAGATCACGGTCATTAAACTCGGCGGCAGCGTCATGGAAAACCCCGACGCCCTGCGGCACGTATTGATCGACATCGTCTTTATGGAAACGGTCGGCATGTGGCCGGTCGTCGTGCATGGAGGTGGCGCCGCCATTAGCCGCGCGATGGAAGCCGCCAAGATTGAGCCTCGCTTTATCCATGGCCGCCGTTATACCGACGACGCCACGCTGAAAATCGTCGAAGAGGTTCTAGCCGGCGAAATCAACGAAGGAATCGCCGCTAATATTGAAGAGATCGGCGGCCGGGCGATGAACCTCAACTTCAAGACGACCAACGTCTTGTTCGGCGAGAAGATGCAGTTGGAAGGTCCCGACGGCGAGTCGCTCGATCTGGGCAACGTCGGCAAGGTGACCCGCGTCGATCGGACGACGATCGAGAACCTCTGCTACGCCGGGCAAGTGCCGATCATCCCGTCGATGGCGCTCGACGAAGCGACCGGCGAAAAACTGAACGTCAACGCCGACACCGCCGCCAACGCCGTGGCCGAAGCGCTCGGCGCCGAGAAGCTCGTCTTCCTGAGCGACGTCAACGGCGTTCGCACCGACAAAGACAACGCCGAAACGCTGGTCCACTCGCTCAACGGCGAGAAGGCCCGGGCGATGATGGCCGACGGCCGGATTGCCAGCGGCATGATTCCGAAGGTCGAAGCCTGTCTGCAGACGCTCGACCGGGGCGTCAAGAAGATCCACATTATTGATGGCCGCATGCGACATTCGCTGCTGCTGGAGATTTACACCAACATCGGCGTCGGGACTGAAATCGTTCATTAG
- a CDS encoding RluA family pseudouridine synthase has protein sequence MPRAWKVLHLDEQLIVLDKPSGLLSVPGRGDDKYDSLAVQVAADYPGARNVHRLDRDTSGVIVMAFDAETHRQLSRQFEQRETSKRYVAIVAGQVADDSGRIELPLRKDFDHPPRHMVDPELGKPAITDWQIETWLKDATRLALIPQTGRSHQLRVHLQAIGHPILGDPLYSPPEIKAAAPRLMLHAQELEITHPASGKRMRFTAPAPF, from the coding sequence GTGCCCCGCGCCTGGAAAGTCCTGCATCTCGACGAGCAGCTGATCGTGCTCGACAAGCCGAGCGGGCTTCTCTCGGTCCCCGGCCGCGGCGACGACAAGTACGACTCGCTCGCCGTGCAGGTCGCCGCCGACTACCCCGGAGCCCGCAATGTGCACCGGCTTGATCGCGACACCAGCGGGGTGATCGTGATGGCCTTCGACGCCGAAACGCATCGCCAGCTCAGTCGCCAATTCGAACAACGGGAAACCAGCAAACGATACGTTGCGATCGTCGCCGGTCAGGTCGCAGATGATTCCGGTCGCATCGAACTCCCCCTGCGCAAAGACTTCGACCATCCCCCGCGGCACATGGTCGATCCCGAGCTGGGCAAACCGGCGATCACCGATTGGCAGATCGAAACGTGGCTAAAAGATGCGACGCGACTCGCGCTGATTCCGCAAACCGGGCGTAGTCATCAACTGCGAGTTCATCTGCAGGCAATCGGCCACCCGATTCTCGGCGATCCCCTCTATTCTCCGCCCGAGATCAAAGCCGCAGCGCCCCGCTTGATGCTGCATGCGCAGGAGCTGGAGATCACGCACCCAGCCAGCGGCAAGCGGATGCGGTTCACCGCGCCTGCTCCGTTCTAA